A window from Scyliorhinus canicula chromosome 19, sScyCan1.1, whole genome shotgun sequence encodes these proteins:
- the ube4a gene encoding ubiquitin conjugation factor E4 A isoform X2: MTDQENNNNISSNPFAALFSSVADAKQFASVQKQQLPTGPPECPLSAEEVYDSEDSDISSIESIDNDSITDANRAFRSQKEICEQLNINHMLQRIFLITLDNSDPSLKGGNGIPPRCVFLEDLATDLDGQDWLDMSNVEQALFTRMLLPEPGPRLISMTLGNVINMSADRDAGEKDVIRYLFACFRRVKGEITKVPENLLTYALRCKVLTVSNTCTVLLTPEIYVNQNIYEQVVDLLLEGVSGPQFEDVTEFMDDVIATLKTDEEVRTFSEVMFPVLDILLRRIKELDLCHIMLYGYLDILLYVTRQPDLAQVFLKHIEPKDPKNGNQYQQTLLGTVMNMSCLLKTPGLVENHLYFLNPSRSSPQEIKIQEANIHQFMAQLHDKIYQILRNLIQLSPDTKHRILSWLGNCLHANSGRTKIWANQMPELFFQMYASDAFFLNLAASLLKLCQPFCKPKSPKLLTFKPTYCSLKDLNEEERKSRNVHIKGLDKETCLIPIPQGLEPSFAQMYNLVTENLILTQFALHLGFHRLHDQMIKMNQSLHRLQVAWREAQQSASPAAENLREQFERLMTVYLSTKAAATEPQMLQNCMNLQISTTTILVQFSLGNRGTDYMEVTFPLLDLEYCMLSHVPEFFADNLGDFFIFLRRFADEVLETAGDSLEQPLHFVTAFMGNVERMKNPHLRAKLAEVLEAVMPHMEQVQSPMMSSMFHRQRVFSSYQHAHYLAEALIKVFVDIEFTGDPHQFEQKFNYRRPMYPILKYMWGFDNYRQSIKSLADYAFDNLEAMNPPLFLRFLNLLINDAIFLLDEAIQYLSKIKIQQIEKDRGDWDNLPPETRREKDGNLQMFGQLARFHNIMSNETIGTLAFLTSEIKALCVHPILSERIISMLNYFLQHLVGPKMGALKVKDFSEFDFKPQQLVSDICTIYLNLGVKESFCATVPKDGRSYSPMLFAQTVRVLKKINKPGNMIMAFSELADKVKSFADLQQQEEETFVDAPDEFLDPIMSTVMTDPVILPSSRVTVDRSTIARHLLSDQTDPFNRSPLTMDQIKANSEMREKIQQWLAERKRQKDQNGQTF, translated from the exons GTGACCCCAGTCTGAAGGGAGGGAATGGGATTCCACCCCGCTGTGTTTTCTTGGAGGATTTGGCCACTGACCTGGATGGACAGGACTGGCTGGACATGAGCAATGTGGAACAG gctTTGTTCACTCGGATGCTGCTTCCAGAACCTGGGCCCCGCTTGATCTCCATGACTTTAGGGAATGTTATTAATATGTCAGCCGATCGAGATGCCGGAGAGAAGGATGTTATTAGATACCTATTTGCTTGTTTTCGAAGAGTAAAAGGAGAG ATTACAAAGGTCCCGGAAAATCTTTTGACTTATGCACTTCGTTGTAAGGTGCTGACTGTGTCTAACACATGTACGGTCCTCCTGACACCCGAGATCTACGTCAATCAGAATATCTATGAACAAGTAGTTGATTTGCTTCTTGAAGGAGTAAGTGGACCAC AATTTGAAGATGTTACCGAGTTTATGGATGATGTGATAGCTACCTTAAAGACCGATGAAGAGGTCCGGACATTCAGTGAAGTCATGTTTCCAGTGTTAGACATTTTATTGCGACGCATCAAGGAGTTGGACCTTTGTCACATCATGCTGTATGGTTACCTGGACATTCTCCTTTATGTCACCCGACAGCCTGATCTGGCACAG GTTTTCTTGAAGCATATTGAACCAAAGGATCCAAAAAATGGTAACCAATATCAGCAGACCCTGCTGGGAACCGTCATGAACATGTCTTGTTTACTGAAAACTCCGGGATTGGTGGAGAATCACTTGTACTTTTTGAATCCCTCGAGGTCCAGTCCTCAGGAGATCAAAATTCAAGAAGCAAAcattcaccag TTCATGGCGCAATTGCATGACAAAATCTACCAGATTCTACGGAACCTCATCCAGCTTTCCCCGGATACCAAACATCGTATCCTCTCCTGGCTCGGAAACTGCCTGCACGCCAACTCAGGACGGACAAAAATCTGGGCCAACCAGATGCCCGAGCTCTTCTTCCAAATGTATGCATCGGATGCCTTCTTCTTGAACCTTGCTGCTTCTTTGCTAAAACTCTGTCAACCCTTCTGCAAACCAAAGTCTCCTAAGCTGCTGACCTTCAAACCTACTTATTGTAGCTTGAAAGATTTGAATGAAGAGGAACGGAAAAGCAGAAACGTGCATATCAAAG GTTTGGACAAGGAGACCTGTTTGATCCCAATACCTCAGGGACTGGAACCATCTTTTGCTCAAATGTACAACCTGGTCACGGAGAATTTAATCCTGACCCAGTTTGCCTTACACCTGGGTTTTCACAG GTTACACGATCAAATGATAAAGATGAATCAGAGCCTGCACCGGCTGCAGGTTGCCTGGAGGGAGGCACAGCAGTCCGCCAGCCCAGCCGCAGAAAATCTCCGTGAACAATTTGAACGGTTGATGACGGTGTATTTATCGACTAAAGCAGCTGCCACAGAGCCTCAGATGCTCCAGAACTGTATGAACTTGCAGATTTCCACCACAACCATATTGGTGCAATTTTCTCTAGGAAATCGAGGAACAGACTACATGGAGGTGACCTTCCCTCTTCTGGACTTGGAGTACTGCATGCTTTCTCATGTACCAG AGTTCTTTGCTGACAATCTTGGGGACTTTTTTATCTTCCTACGGAGATTTGCAGATGAAGTTCTGGAAACTGCAGGCGATTCCCTCGAACAACCTCTACACTTTGTCACAGCGTTCATGGGTAACGTAGAGAG GATGAAGAACCCTCACTTGCGAGCAAAGCTGGCTGAAGTCCTTGAGGCTGTGATGCCTCACATGGAGCAAGTGCAGAGCCCAATGATGAGCAGCATGTTCCATCGGCAGCGAGTCTTTAGCTCATACCAGCACGCACACTATCTCGCTGAAGCACTTATCAAGGTGTTTGTGGACATTGAATTCACAG GTGACCCACATCAGTTTGAGCAAAAGTTTAACTACAGGCGACCCATGTATCCTATCCTAAAATACATGTGGGGATTTGATAACTACAGGCAAAGCATCAAG AGTTTAGCTGACTATGCGTTTGACAACTTGGAGGCAATGAACCCTCCTCTTTTCCTCCGATTTCTCAATCTGCTCATCAATGATGCCATCTTTCTGTTGGATGAAGCTATCCAG TATTTGAGCAAGATTAAAATCCAGCAGATTGAGAAGGACCGAGGGGACTGGGATAACTTGCCCCCCGAGACTAGGAGGGAGAAGGATGGCAACCTTCAGATGTTCGGGCAGCTGGCTCGCTTCCACAACATTATGTCTAATGAAACAATCGGCACCTTGGCATTCCTTACTTCAG AAATCAAGGCATTGTGTGTGCACCCAATCCTCTCTGAGCGGATCATCTCAATGCTGAACTACTTCCTTCAGCACTTAGTTGGGCCTAAAATGGGTGCTCTCAAGGTTAAGGATTTCAGTGAATTTGACTTTAAGCCGCAACAGTTGGTGTCTGACATTTGTACCATCTATTTGAACCTGGG AGTGAAAGAGAGtttctgtgctactgtgccaaagGACGGGCGCTCCTATTCTCCAATGCTGTTTGCACAGACTGTGAGGGTGCTGAAGAAGATCAATAAGCCAGGCAACATGATCATGGCTTTCAGTGAACTGGCTGATAAAGTAAAG TCTTTTGCAGACTTGCAACAGCAGGAAGAGGAAACATTTGTAGATGCACCGGATGAATTCCTGGATCCAATAATGAGCACAGTGATGACCGATCCCGTTATACTGCCATCCTCCCGGGTGACAGTCGACAGGTCAACCATAGCTAGGCATCTCCTCAG TGACCAAACCGACCCATTCAACCGTAGTCCACTCACGATGGATCAGATCAAAGCAAACTCAGAAATGAGAGAGAAAATTCAGCAgtggttggcagaaaggaaacgGCAGAAGGATCAAAATGGGCAGACGTTTTGA
- the ube4a gene encoding ubiquitin conjugation factor E4 A isoform X1 has translation MTDQENNNNISSNPFAALFSSVADAKQFASVQKQQLPTGPPECPLSAEEVYDSEDSDISSIESIDNDSITDANRAFRSQKEICEQLNINHMLQRIFLITLDNSECLASDPSLKGGNGIPPRCVFLEDLATDLDGQDWLDMSNVEQALFTRMLLPEPGPRLISMTLGNVINMSADRDAGEKDVIRYLFACFRRVKGEITKVPENLLTYALRCKVLTVSNTCTVLLTPEIYVNQNIYEQVVDLLLEGVSGPQFEDVTEFMDDVIATLKTDEEVRTFSEVMFPVLDILLRRIKELDLCHIMLYGYLDILLYVTRQPDLAQVFLKHIEPKDPKNGNQYQQTLLGTVMNMSCLLKTPGLVENHLYFLNPSRSSPQEIKIQEANIHQFMAQLHDKIYQILRNLIQLSPDTKHRILSWLGNCLHANSGRTKIWANQMPELFFQMYASDAFFLNLAASLLKLCQPFCKPKSPKLLTFKPTYCSLKDLNEEERKSRNVHIKGLDKETCLIPIPQGLEPSFAQMYNLVTENLILTQFALHLGFHRLHDQMIKMNQSLHRLQVAWREAQQSASPAAENLREQFERLMTVYLSTKAAATEPQMLQNCMNLQISTTTILVQFSLGNRGTDYMEVTFPLLDLEYCMLSHVPEFFADNLGDFFIFLRRFADEVLETAGDSLEQPLHFVTAFMGNVERMKNPHLRAKLAEVLEAVMPHMEQVQSPMMSSMFHRQRVFSSYQHAHYLAEALIKVFVDIEFTGDPHQFEQKFNYRRPMYPILKYMWGFDNYRQSIKSLADYAFDNLEAMNPPLFLRFLNLLINDAIFLLDEAIQYLSKIKIQQIEKDRGDWDNLPPETRREKDGNLQMFGQLARFHNIMSNETIGTLAFLTSEIKALCVHPILSERIISMLNYFLQHLVGPKMGALKVKDFSEFDFKPQQLVSDICTIYLNLGVKESFCATVPKDGRSYSPMLFAQTVRVLKKINKPGNMIMAFSELADKVKSFADLQQQEEETFVDAPDEFLDPIMSTVMTDPVILPSSRVTVDRSTIARHLLSDQTDPFNRSPLTMDQIKANSEMREKIQQWLAERKRQKDQNGQTF, from the exons GTGACCCCAGTCTGAAGGGAGGGAATGGGATTCCACCCCGCTGTGTTTTCTTGGAGGATTTGGCCACTGACCTGGATGGACAGGACTGGCTGGACATGAGCAATGTGGAACAG gctTTGTTCACTCGGATGCTGCTTCCAGAACCTGGGCCCCGCTTGATCTCCATGACTTTAGGGAATGTTATTAATATGTCAGCCGATCGAGATGCCGGAGAGAAGGATGTTATTAGATACCTATTTGCTTGTTTTCGAAGAGTAAAAGGAGAG ATTACAAAGGTCCCGGAAAATCTTTTGACTTATGCACTTCGTTGTAAGGTGCTGACTGTGTCTAACACATGTACGGTCCTCCTGACACCCGAGATCTACGTCAATCAGAATATCTATGAACAAGTAGTTGATTTGCTTCTTGAAGGAGTAAGTGGACCAC AATTTGAAGATGTTACCGAGTTTATGGATGATGTGATAGCTACCTTAAAGACCGATGAAGAGGTCCGGACATTCAGTGAAGTCATGTTTCCAGTGTTAGACATTTTATTGCGACGCATCAAGGAGTTGGACCTTTGTCACATCATGCTGTATGGTTACCTGGACATTCTCCTTTATGTCACCCGACAGCCTGATCTGGCACAG GTTTTCTTGAAGCATATTGAACCAAAGGATCCAAAAAATGGTAACCAATATCAGCAGACCCTGCTGGGAACCGTCATGAACATGTCTTGTTTACTGAAAACTCCGGGATTGGTGGAGAATCACTTGTACTTTTTGAATCCCTCGAGGTCCAGTCCTCAGGAGATCAAAATTCAAGAAGCAAAcattcaccag TTCATGGCGCAATTGCATGACAAAATCTACCAGATTCTACGGAACCTCATCCAGCTTTCCCCGGATACCAAACATCGTATCCTCTCCTGGCTCGGAAACTGCCTGCACGCCAACTCAGGACGGACAAAAATCTGGGCCAACCAGATGCCCGAGCTCTTCTTCCAAATGTATGCATCGGATGCCTTCTTCTTGAACCTTGCTGCTTCTTTGCTAAAACTCTGTCAACCCTTCTGCAAACCAAAGTCTCCTAAGCTGCTGACCTTCAAACCTACTTATTGTAGCTTGAAAGATTTGAATGAAGAGGAACGGAAAAGCAGAAACGTGCATATCAAAG GTTTGGACAAGGAGACCTGTTTGATCCCAATACCTCAGGGACTGGAACCATCTTTTGCTCAAATGTACAACCTGGTCACGGAGAATTTAATCCTGACCCAGTTTGCCTTACACCTGGGTTTTCACAG GTTACACGATCAAATGATAAAGATGAATCAGAGCCTGCACCGGCTGCAGGTTGCCTGGAGGGAGGCACAGCAGTCCGCCAGCCCAGCCGCAGAAAATCTCCGTGAACAATTTGAACGGTTGATGACGGTGTATTTATCGACTAAAGCAGCTGCCACAGAGCCTCAGATGCTCCAGAACTGTATGAACTTGCAGATTTCCACCACAACCATATTGGTGCAATTTTCTCTAGGAAATCGAGGAACAGACTACATGGAGGTGACCTTCCCTCTTCTGGACTTGGAGTACTGCATGCTTTCTCATGTACCAG AGTTCTTTGCTGACAATCTTGGGGACTTTTTTATCTTCCTACGGAGATTTGCAGATGAAGTTCTGGAAACTGCAGGCGATTCCCTCGAACAACCTCTACACTTTGTCACAGCGTTCATGGGTAACGTAGAGAG GATGAAGAACCCTCACTTGCGAGCAAAGCTGGCTGAAGTCCTTGAGGCTGTGATGCCTCACATGGAGCAAGTGCAGAGCCCAATGATGAGCAGCATGTTCCATCGGCAGCGAGTCTTTAGCTCATACCAGCACGCACACTATCTCGCTGAAGCACTTATCAAGGTGTTTGTGGACATTGAATTCACAG GTGACCCACATCAGTTTGAGCAAAAGTTTAACTACAGGCGACCCATGTATCCTATCCTAAAATACATGTGGGGATTTGATAACTACAGGCAAAGCATCAAG AGTTTAGCTGACTATGCGTTTGACAACTTGGAGGCAATGAACCCTCCTCTTTTCCTCCGATTTCTCAATCTGCTCATCAATGATGCCATCTTTCTGTTGGATGAAGCTATCCAG TATTTGAGCAAGATTAAAATCCAGCAGATTGAGAAGGACCGAGGGGACTGGGATAACTTGCCCCCCGAGACTAGGAGGGAGAAGGATGGCAACCTTCAGATGTTCGGGCAGCTGGCTCGCTTCCACAACATTATGTCTAATGAAACAATCGGCACCTTGGCATTCCTTACTTCAG AAATCAAGGCATTGTGTGTGCACCCAATCCTCTCTGAGCGGATCATCTCAATGCTGAACTACTTCCTTCAGCACTTAGTTGGGCCTAAAATGGGTGCTCTCAAGGTTAAGGATTTCAGTGAATTTGACTTTAAGCCGCAACAGTTGGTGTCTGACATTTGTACCATCTATTTGAACCTGGG AGTGAAAGAGAGtttctgtgctactgtgccaaagGACGGGCGCTCCTATTCTCCAATGCTGTTTGCACAGACTGTGAGGGTGCTGAAGAAGATCAATAAGCCAGGCAACATGATCATGGCTTTCAGTGAACTGGCTGATAAAGTAAAG TCTTTTGCAGACTTGCAACAGCAGGAAGAGGAAACATTTGTAGATGCACCGGATGAATTCCTGGATCCAATAATGAGCACAGTGATGACCGATCCCGTTATACTGCCATCCTCCCGGGTGACAGTCGACAGGTCAACCATAGCTAGGCATCTCCTCAG TGACCAAACCGACCCATTCAACCGTAGTCCACTCACGATGGATCAGATCAAAGCAAACTCAGAAATGAGAGAGAAAATTCAGCAgtggttggcagaaaggaaacgGCAGAAGGATCAAAATGGGCAGACGTTTTGA